CCGTGAGCTCTACTGATCGGAGAAGGTCCTATTTTGGAAGAGCCCTgggagccaccaaggagcccggGTCCCTGCTTCTACTGCTGCGGGTGCTGGGGTTCCCTGCGAGCTcacctgttcccccccccccccaacccgccAGTGATCGATGGCCTGGACTTGCTGAAGAAGGAGCACCCAGGGGCCCGGGATGGTATCCGGTACCTAGAGGCGGAGTTTAAGAAAGGAAACAGGTGAGTGTGGGCCTCACCAGGCGTCTCCTGAGCCCTGGGTCCCCGTTGGGGAGAGACACACTTGCAGTCCCTGCGCactgccgggggggggggggaggaggggacagagataGGACGACAAGTCAGGGTCTCAGCTGTGgatgcggggtggggggctgttgtCAGACCACCCAGGCTGTCGTCTCTGTCTCTGGGCAGACGGGAGGTGAGCGTCGTCAGGGAGCTGGGgcagcacccccccacacccccccacccctccggcTCCCGGCTGCCGCTGTGGGCTGCCGCTGTGGGGTTGGTCCTGTGGGGTCTGTCCGCGATCAGGGCTCCTGGGGTGGGAGTGCCTTCACCTGCGCAGCCAGGCGGCGACTGCTGAGCCCCGCTCAGGCCCTCCCTTCGAGGCTCCAGGCTGGGAGAGCCAAGGGCGGTGGGTGCAGCAGAGGGACAAGCTGGCTCCGGCGCCCCGGCGTCCCGGCGGCATCGGCCCCTGCCCGGCCAGGAAGCCACACAAAGCCTGCTTGTTTGGACCCTGTCTCCAGAAGCCCTGACTTGAAAAGCATCTGCTGCTCCTCCCTTCCCAGCTCCTCCCCCGGGAGGAACCAAGGGATCGATGTTATCGGGAGGAAAAGCGAGCCCAGcttgggaggggggcaggaagctCCTTAGAAATGGCTCCAAACAGAGCCCGGATGGGAGCGAGGTGCCCCTCCGCTCCCCTGGGACACAGGGAGGTGCTTTAGGGGAGGTGCCCTGCCTCCTctgaccccctccccctgctgcaggTACATTCGCTGCCAGAAAGAGGTGGGGAAGAGCTTCGAGCGGCACAAGTTGAAGCGGCAGGACGCAGACGCCTGGTAAACGCCGGCCCCgcctccctgctctccccacctctcGGGCTGGACGGTGCTGCAGCGGCTGGTGGGACCAGCCTGGGGCCATGCTTAACCCGCCAGGGCCTCCTGTGCCTGTCCCTCGGGAGGGAGAAGTagccccagccccacagccctgCTTAGTGTCCCTGCTTAGTGTCCCTTTACCCAGTCCCCATGCAACACTCTCTAGAACCACTGTCCCTCTCTGCCTGGTTTCTCCTGCGTGTGCTCCTGCTGCCCTCCCCAGTCCCCAGCTTCTGGGGTTGCTGGTACGCGGGCTGCCCTCACACTATGGCTTGGcttgcctcctcttcctccctaccAGGACCCTGTATAAGATCCTGGACAGCTGCAAACAACTGACTCTGGCCCAGGGGGCGGGTGAGGAGGACCCCAGCGGCATGGTGACCATCATCACAGGCCTTCCGCTGGACAACCCCAGTGTGCTCTCAGGCCCTATGCAGGTCGGTCCGCCAGGCAGCAGGATGGGGGTGAGCGGGGGGGAGGTGCCCGGGCCGACGTCCTCCTCAGACCACTCCATGCGCTTGCTTGTCGCTTCCaccatccctcaggcagccctgcaGGCCGCTGCACACGCCAGTGTGGACATCAAGAATGTTCTGGACTTGTACAAGCAGTGGAAGGAGATTGGTTGAGACGGACCCCACGCCCTACAGTGGGGCTGCGTCCAgatctctcctgccctccctggcAGCCAGGACCACCACCTGTAGTCACCCCAGCACACGCagacgcacacacgcacgcaggAAGGAAGCCCAGCCGCGCAGGCCACAGGGAGGGCCCGAGAGCGGCAGGGAGGGCCCGGAGCCGGCCGAGAGGGCGGTCTCCCTGTCGCCAAGATGACGTCAGGAACGTGAGGGAAGTGCTGGGAGCAGGAGAGGCCTGGGGGCCCCCAGCCAGCCCTTTCGCCTCAGCCCACCGCTGTCctcgggggcaggggcaggcgtGGGCGTCTGCGCTCCATCGGAGAGCTTTGTGGACCTCTGAGGGGAAGGGCCAGCAGGAGGGCCCGTCTTCTCACTCAGGATGCCCGGTGATTGGCGCCGGGAGTCCGCATCCTCTGGCGCGGGGCGGGGGAGAATTGGGTAACACCAGACACGTGGGTAGTTCTCTGTGGACCCTTCCTCTCCTGGAGGACCGCCCGTCCTCTCACTTTGTGCGGGCAAGGCAGCTCTGGAGCCTTGGGGACTCTTCCAGAAGAGGGGCCCGGAGCTGCCAGCACCAAGAGGAGGGCCAGGGCTCGCCCCCTCCTGCTGCGGGGGCCGCGCACCCAGCCGCCCCACTTCTGCTTCCGCTCTGCGTTTGCCTGGCTCCCAGGGCCCCGAGCAGGTCACTctgtctgttggccgtctggcCCGCAGGCCAGGGAGGGTCTCTGGGGCCCCCAGCCCCACAGTGGTGGCACCTGCGTGGGGGCAGAGTGTGATgccaggaagagaagaggggagcGGTGGGAGGCCGGGAGAGGCCTGCATGGAGATGGGCGGCAGGAGGGAGAGGCCCTTAGAGCTGCCCGGCCAGGGGCTGCTGGCCTGCTGGGGCGGAGCATGGGGTTCACTTGCGCGCAGCGAGGGGCGAGGTGAACGTGGGAGCCGGGATCGGGAATCGCTCAGGGCAGCGGGCTTTGCAGCGGGCACAGGCTGTCCGGAAGGCTCTGGCCAGGAATGCTTTGGCCCCTTGCCCTGGGGCTGGCCAGGAGCtcggccaggggtggggggtgccggGGGTCTTGgctctgtgccccccaccccagcactagCCTAGCTTCCCGGGCTGTTctcagaggaaagcaggcttcttgcctccttccTCTAAGACAGCACATCTGGGACAACCTGGGGCAGCGGGGTCACCCCCCTCCCAGGCCTTGGCAAAGACTGAGACTAAAGCGTCACTTAATAAAGACCCCTCGAAGCCCAACCCCGTCTCCTGGTGCCATTGTGTCCGGTTGTATTGGGATGTTGGCACTTTCTTCCTGGCGTTTGCAGAAAGTTTCTTCGAGGTGAACCCCTCAAAGCAAGAACCCAGGGATGGTTTTGTGGAAGACTCCGTCAAGTTCCGTGGCCCTGTGAGCGGCTCGTGGCTTTGCAGGGGTGCTAGCGGGAGCTCCAGCAAGGACAGCAGCTCCGGTGGGGCGGGCGATGCGTGGCCTCCAGCTGGGTCCCATGAGCAGGGCTGAAGCTCTTtcacgggggcggggggcgtgcGTGGGGGCCCGGACACCAGCCTCTGGGGCCTCAGCCCTTGGCCCCCAGCAAGGACTGGAGCGTCTGGTGTGTCTGGGGATAAACAGGAGTGGCCATTCCCTTGTGGTTCAGCCCCATTTCCTGGAGGCGTTCACTCTGGACTCTGCCCAGCACCCAGGCTCAGCGAGAGGTGCTTTCTGAGGTCACAAGTCAGGATTTGGGTTCCCGAGCCCAGgcgtccccctgcccccaccgcccTGCTCATGGCAGGACCTGGACCCCTGGCGCGCCCCCTGGTCTGAGGAGGGTGCCATGCCGCCCTGGCCAAGTCCGGGCTGGCTCTAGCCTGGTGTGGCCAGTCTGATGTCCATGGGCTTGGGTCAAGCCGGAGGGGCTGGCTGTGTGCAGGAGGCCGAGTGAGCGGCCTGCTAATTGGGTTGGGCCACCCCGCGCTGCTCCCTGGGGGCTGGACAAGGCTGGGATTGTTCCCTGGTTCCCCTTTGTCTCACTCCCCGCCCAGGCCTGGCCTGCCTGCCCgctgctctctccctcctgtcAGCTTGGCTGGCAGGAGCCTGGGACTCTGCCCGAGGAGCCCCGGGCCTGCTGACCCACCGGGTGGGGAGCGCCGGCCACGCTCTGGGTAAGCCTGGGGTGTGACACCTGCTCTGGGGGACCAGAGGAGAAGCGCCTGCTCCAGATCCCTCTTCTGTTTAAATGGCTACTGCACACAGCCCTCCAGAGACCCCAAACCCTACCGTTAAGGGAAGGGACCCCAAAGGGAGCTAGGCCCCAGCATCTCCACCCCCACCCGTCCCCAGGAAGGTGGACAGCGCGCAGGATGGGTCAGATCACCCCCATCCCACTCCTGGGAGTGGCTACGGGACCGGGGAGGCTTCATCTAAAAGCCAGGCCACAGGGACTAGAGACCGGGTCTGCCTCCGCCCAGCAGGGTCCCCAGCACCCAGGTCAGCAGCAGAGCCCGGCAGGAGCAGAGGCCCGGACCGGCTGGCGGTGAGGCCCAGAGTGAGCCGCGCACAGGCACACACCCAGACCGCCGCgcgggaggcaggaagaggggcggggcggggctgtaTTGTTGCCGCGCTGttttggctgggggagggggagggtcctcctctccctcccccgggGCTGCTCCACCCGCCGGCTGGCCCAGCCCCTCCAGTGGTGCCAAGGAATGTGCCTGGGCGAGGCAGGAGGGGCCGCGGGGCCGCAGCCACCCGGAGGCAGAGCCCAGGTCTGGAGCTGAGGGGTACGGGGCTCAGGAGGGTCGGGGACCCCCGGGGCACATGTGTAGTCTTTAGAGAAGAGCCAGGCTCGCCCTGATTCGTTGCGACTCCCGCGGCCATCCGGCCTCTCCCGAGCTCTGGGCGAGCGCGGTCAGTTTCTGTGCTCGGCGGGGCTCCGCGGGCCAGGGGGCGttctggggcggggcggggggtgcgcGGATGCTCTTGGCACTGACCTCCCTGACTCAGGCTTCCGCAGAGACGGAAACGGGGGGCTGGGGACCCGGGTCCGGGGTTTGGGACTACTAACCCGGGCTGCCTTCGCGCGGGGGAGCGCCCTGCACTGTCTGTCCCGGGCTGAAACTGAGCAGCCCCTCTCACTCGCGAACCGAACGCCCCAGGCGGGGACGGGGGCACGTGGTATGACGGAGGACGCCAGCTCCCGCGCGCACCTGCGGGCACAGCGCACTCCGGCTCCCGGTGGCCAGGCCCGGCCTgcctggggtgggaaggggccCAGGATGGGGGCAGACACCTGATGCCCTCACCCCGCGCTTTGTCTCTAGGTCACGGGTGGAGGTGCCGGGCCACCATGCTCAGTCTCAAGCTGCCCCAGCTCCTCCGAGTCCACCAGGTCCCTCGGGTGAGGGGCTTGACCCACCAGCTCCCCGTCCCCAGGCTTCCCCTTCTGAGCGGCTGGGCGTGGGTGTGGGGGGCTCCTTCCTGCAGGCATCCCTCTGCTGTCTAAGGAACCTGCTGGCGacccctccccagagcccaggaTGCTCGTCCACCCAGAGtcccttctccctgacccccccgccccacctcacccctcccctctggtccCCTTCCCACTGCCTCCCGGCTTTCTCCTCCGCTCTCTGGGTATTTGGGACGCGGTAAGGCGCGGCTCTGAGTTGGCTTGGCTTTGGGGCGGGAGTGACCTCCAGCCCAGTCTCTTCGACGCCGCTTGTGGAGGTCTCTCGCGGAGAGAAGGGCGGGCCCAGTGGCGCCCCCCGACCTTGTGCCCCACCGGGCCCCGCACAGGTGTTCTGGGAGGACGGCATCTTGTCTGGCTATCGCCGCCCCAGCAGCTCGGCCCGGGACTGCGTCCTCAGCTCCTTCCAGATGACCAACGAGACGGCCAACATCTGGACTCACTTCCTGCCCACCTGGTGAGCGGCGCCCCGACGGGGTCcccgggggggggaggggcaggggccgcGGGGCCCGCGGGCGCGGCGGGTGGGCGGCGGGCCTGAGCACCTGCCGGCCGCAGGTACTTCGTGTGGCGCCTGCTGGCGCTGGCGGGGGCTCCGGGCTTCCGGGCGGAGCCGTACCACCGGCCGCTGCTCGTCTTCCTGCTGCCCGCCTGCCTCTACCCCTTCGCGTCGTGCTGCGCGCACACCTTCAGCTCCATGTCGCCCCGCGCGCGCCACATCTGCTACTTCCTGGACTACGGCGCGCTCAGCCTCTACAGCCTGGGTGAGccccgcggggcggggcggggccggaaggctgtgggggcggggccggagcGCTCCGGGGCGGGGCCGGCAGGCTCTGGGGGCGGGGCCGAGCGGGCGCGCCCTGGATACGTCAGCTCCAGCCCCGCCCCCTCGCTCCCCAGGCTGTGCTTTCCCCTACGCCGCCTACTCCATGCCGGCCTCCTGGCTGCACAGCCGCCTGCACCGGCTCTTCGTGCCTGCTGCCGCGCTCAATTCCTTCCTGTGCACCGGCCTCTCCTGCTACTCCCGGTGGGTTTCCCGCCAGTGCGGAGGGGGAAGGCGGGGGGACAGGACACAGCTGGAGGCCCGAGACACACCGGACTGAGGACTCCCCCGGGGTCGCTCCCCCAGCACCAAACCTGCCCCGTCTCCTTGGATTCTCACGGCCACCCTGGagcggcgggcgggcgggtgTCCACCGCCTTCACGGGTGTGGTCACTTACAGAGGCTCCCAGGCCCTAAGGGCTTTCATGGCCACTAAGCTAGTGACAGTCCATCTTGGCCAAAGGACCCCTGACCTTCAGTGACCACCGCCAGCAAGGGTGGTGACTAGCCTTTCCCTCCCTCAGGTTCCCCGAGCTGGAGAGCCCTGGGCTCAGTAAGGTCCTCCGCACGGCCGCCTTCGCCTACCCCTTCCTGTTTGACAACCTCCCTCTCTTCTACCGGGTAAGGGAGCCCAGggctcctgccctccctgctccccagaccCTCACTCCCGAAGGCCCTCCCGGCAGCTCCGCTTGTCTTCTGCC
This portion of the Mustela lutreola isolate mMusLut2 chromosome 14, mMusLut2.pri, whole genome shotgun sequence genome encodes:
- the PAQR6 gene encoding membrane progestin receptor delta, yielding MLSLKLPQLLRVHQVPRVFWEDGILSGYRRPSSSARDCVLSSFQMTNETANIWTHFLPTWYFVWRLLALAGAPGFRAEPYHRPLLVFLLPACLYPFASCCAHTFSSMSPRARHICYFLDYGALSLYSLGCAFPYAAYSMPASWLHSRLHRLFVPAAALNSFLCTGLSCYSRFPELESPGLSKVLRTAAFAYPFLFDNLPLFYRLGLCWDRGPGCGQDALSASHGYHLLCALLTGFLFASHLPERLAPGRFDYIGHSHQLFHICAVLGTHFQLEAVLADMGSRRAWLATQEPPVGLAGTVAVLGLAVAGNLLIIAAFTSSLFRAPSTCPLVQGGPLEGGMKARQQ